AGGTCATTCAGCAAGGCTTGTACCGTCGGATTCTCAAACAAGGTACTGGTCGCTTCAATGAGCCGCTCGCCCCAAAGATTTTCGACTAAAAAATCAATTTCACCATAGCGGCTATCGATCGCAAGGGCCTGGCGGGTCAACTCTAAACCCCTAGAGCGATCACCTTTGGTATAGGTGGCAACGGCCACTGCCAGCTGGGGCTCGGCGGCGCTGGGATCAATGGCTGCAGCCCGTTGCCAACTGGCGATCGCCGCATCAACTTGCCCCCGTTCATATTGCACCAGGCCAATGTTATTGATCCCTGGCCAGAAATTCGCATCCTGGGCGATCGCTCTTTCGTAGGTGGCGATCGCCGCGTCATATTGCTCGAGCATGTACTGAGTATTGCCCAGATCAAACAACGTCTCAATGGAATTATCTCCGAGGCGGGTCGCCATATTCAGGGCGCTTAGGGCGGACTCATATTCCCCCTTCTGGAAGTAGGCAGAACCTAAAATGCTATGGACACCGCTTTCCCGCGCATTTAATCGTCTGGCCATATTGAGGGCTTGGATCCCCCCATCAAAATCCTGCTCTTGCACCAGCAGCGTGCCAAGGATATACCAAGCTTCAAACCGCTCAGGCACTAACTGAGTCGCCAACTTTGCCCGGGGGATGGCCCAGCTATATTGTTGAAAACGCGATAGCTGAACCGCATCTTCGATCAGCATTAAACCCTGTTGTTCGAGTTCCAGTTGACTCAAGTCGCGCCTGAGGGGAAGGACC
The nucleotide sequence above comes from [Synechococcus] sp. NIES-970. Encoded proteins:
- a CDS encoding TPR domain containing protein, with the protein product MCVLSTGAPVRSQAVLPLRRDLSQLELEQQGLMLIEDAVQLSRFQQYSWAIPRAKLATQLVPERFEAWYILGTLLVQEQDFDGGIQALNMARRLNARESGVHSILGSAYFQKGEYESALSALNMATRLGDNSIETLFDLGNTQYMLEQYDAAIATYERAIAQDANFWPGINNIGLVQYERGQVDAAIASWQRAAAIDPSAAEPQLAVAVATYTKGDRSRGLELTRQALAIDSRYGEIDFLVENLWGERLIEATSTLFENPTVQALLNDLEQNAFRPEMEP